GCCATCGGTGGGCTCTTCTTTATAGGCTGTCTCAAGATAGGCTGCCGCACGCTGGAACTCAGCTCTGAGATACGCGATACGCCCCTCGAGAACCTTTATCGTGTGGTTTCCAGGCTCGCGAGTATGCCATTTGTCGATCTCTTTCTGGGCGCCCTCTAGATCGCGGTTTTGCATATGAAGTCGAATCTTCTCGATTCCAGCCTCAATGTCTTCTGGGCGCTCAACGGAGGCTTTCGTGATGAGCTCACGTGCCTCTTGAATCTCGTCTTGAAGGCGCTTTAGACGCGCAGTAAGCACCATGCCAGGAACAAAGTGTGGGTTTAGCTTTCGCCCCGCCAAACATGCCTTCTCTGCAGGCTTTTCATCGAGTCGGATAAGGTTGGCTTCGCATTCCGCAAAGGCCCAGCGCTCATCAGCATCGATCTCTTGCGCTTTTTCGAACGATTTGGCGGCACTTCGAAGCAGTTTGTCCTGACCTTCAAGGGTACCGGACTTTGCTTGTTCCAAGAGAGCTTTCCCTTTTGCCCAGTGCCTCAGCGCGGCTTCCTTATCTTTTTCGATCTCGTCTTCAATTCCCTTCAACGTCGCGTCAAACTCAGACTTTGCGAGTCCATCTGCCAGAATACGCATCGTCTCGGCGTCCGTAGGGGCAAGCGTTGATGCCGCCGCCTTGGTGAAACTTCCAGCAGCCTCCTCGTAGCGTCCGAGATCGAAGTACGCCAACCCCAACCACCATTCACGCCGAGGGTCGGCGCTCACCACTTGTTGGAGCTCGTGAGCCGCCTTTTCCGGACTACCTCGGCGCAAGAGTAAATGTGCTTGAGCAAACCACAACTCAGGACCGAGCAAGTCAGGAGTCGAGTGCCGTTCAATCAAGGTCGCAGCCTCGTCAAAACGCCTCTGAGAGACATAGAAATTCACTAAATGAGCTGCGTATCTGGCTTGGTTTGGCACCGCTTTCTGGGCCTCGCGAAACTTTTCTTCTGCGCGGTCGAGATCGTTTGCGAGCACCAAGGTCTGAGCGAGGGCGAGGCTAATCTCGGCGATATCGCGCTGAGAGAGCTCTCCTCGAGCTTCAGACTCGAGCAGCTTCGTCAACACTTGCTCAGCCTCTTTCCTTGTCTCCTTGTCGTGCATGGCGAGGTGAGCAAAGGCGAGCGCAAACTGAGTGTTTTCGGGATGTTCTTTGATTCGTGTCTTGAGTTTTGGAAGTACGTTTTCTTCCCGGTTCGCCGCATCCACGGCGAGGATCAGACCTTCTTGCCGAAGTCCTAGACTCTCCACAGCTCGTAAAGAGGCGATGGCGCGATGCGCTGACCGTGCCTGCTCGAGCTCAAGTCTGGCCCAAACATCGGCCTCTTCTATGGCAAGCTCGCCCGCAAACGTCTTGCGGTGTGCCGCTCCCAACTCACTAGCCTCGAACGGCTTTCCACTCGAGAGCTTGAGATAAACACCTGAAGCGGCGAGCTTGGAATTCGACGCCTCAAGACTTGCTTTTGCCGCATCAAATCCGGTTGGGAGAGGATCGGCGTGCAGATAGTTCAGCAGGGAAGACGTCAGGACAAATCGTGCCTTAGCTTCGGCGCGCAACTTGGGCCCCTTAGAGCCAGGTAACGAAATGGGAAAGAAGCCAGACGTATTGGTCGCCTTCCAGAGGAGGTCTCGGGCTGCCTTAAGGTCAGCGTAGGCGTAAGACTCTTCTTTGGGGGCGGACTCATTGAGAAGTTTTTCAACTGCCTTTGCCTCCATCGTTCCTGAAACCACCATCGCGACCACCAGTCCGAGCAAGAGCACAGAAACAAGGCCCGCGATTTTTAGGACTGGCCCGAGCTTAATACTGGGTTCGTCACTGGCGCTTGGAACGGCCGAAACCGGAGGATTAAATGCCGGAAATTGGTCGCTCGACCATCCGCTGGGCCGCTCAGCTTGACTCACCGGCTGCGCTTGGTGCTGAGGCATCTGGGCCGGCGCCGCCGGTGCTGCCGCGGGTGCTGGCGGATTCTTGTACTTGATATCCTCGTCCACATCGACTTCGACCGAATCAGACCGATGGTCCCTGACAAAGGAATCCTCGTCGAAGAAGACCGGCGCCTCAGGAATGTCTTCTTCGGTGTGGTCCTCAAGTTTGATGTGGAAATTGGTCTCTTCAATATCTTCGTGGGCCGGCAGATATCCGGTCTCGTCCATCGCCTCAGCAAGCTCGTCGGACCATTGCACCGCCTGTGTTGCGTCATCTTCGATGGTGCGGTCTTCCAGAATCAGGGCAGAAGTCTCGTCCGACGGCCCCGCGAGGTCCGCTGTGGTCCTGAGTTCATGTTGTGCTCGATAGACAGGGTCCCTCGCCTCGGGAAGTTGCACGCCCGCGTTGGAGAGAACTTGGTCGAAACCACGGTCTCCGTCCAGGTTCGGAACTTCCTGAAGCAGAGAAAGCTCGTTGTCATCGCCATGCGAGTCGTAGTCGGCGAGCGCCTGGAACGACCCGGTTCCCATCTTTGAAAGTGGGGCAGGCTGCTTATTATCCCTCGCGTTCGGGAGCCCAAGTAAGGTTTTGCGGGGCGTACCGTTCTGAAATGGGACTGCGTCGTCCTTGACCCGCCCAGTCAAGACCGCTTCAAGTGTAGCCGTACGAGAGGCCGGGGCGCCAAGCTCCTTTGCACGCTCGAGCATTTTCCGTGCGCGGTCCGGCTCGCCTATCTTTGCAAGGGCCTGAGTCAAGGAGAGCAGGGCCTCGACGTGATTCGAGTCCTCTTTGAGCAGAGCCACGAGTTCTGCCATCGCATCGCGTGGACGGTCGATCTCCAAGAGCATTCGCGCCAATTTGATACGAATCGTCTCCACCGGATGCCGCTCGCGGCTGCGTTTGAGCAGCTCGATCGCAAACTCGACTTCCCCTGTTCTTCGAAATTCTGCGGCTCTTGCCAAAACGGCAGGTACCGACTCAGGGAGAGTGGCAACAAGTCTTTGGATTTCGGCGTATGGATCGGTGTGAGACATGTATCAAGATTCAACGATATGGCATTGGCTGCGCGCGCGAGCCTAGCACAGCCAAGGATCCACGGTAAAGCACTCAGGTGCCGCTCTCTCCGTGGAAAAAATTGCCAATCTCAACCTCCGTCGTATGGTCTTTGTGGAACTAAGGAAGGGTGCGCGCACCAAGGAGGTAGTATGCACACGAGAATTTTAATCGGTTTAATCTTGGGTTTTGGAGCAGGTTGCGGCGAAGACGTGGGTCCCATCGAAACGGGCCAGCTCGAGCTCTCGTGGCAAATCAGTCCGCGAGGCTGCGAAGAAGCCGGAGTTGAAAATGTTCGAGTTGAAGTCGATGGAAGCCTGCAATACCGCGAGATCATTGCTTGCGCGGCTGGAAAGCTGAAAATCGATGACGTGGTCGCCTCCAATTACACGGTGCGACTCGAAGGACTCGATGAAGTCGGTATCGCTCGTTTTGTGTCCGACCCTCAAACCATCACCGTACGCCCCAATCTCAACACTCGAACTGAGCTGATCCGCTTGAGTGCAAAGCCAGCGAACATCGATGTGGGCTGGCGCTTTGAAGACGGACGAGTGTGTGGAGCTCACGCAGCCGATAGCGTCGACGTGGTGGTTTTCGACAAACTCGACTACGAAATCACGTCAAAAACCTTCAGCTGCAACGACGGAATTGGCACGCTCGAAGGCCTGATGGCAGGCACATACTTCATCGAAGCAGTGGCCAACGGCGAAGATGACTTCTTCATCGGACAGTCCTCCGTTTCGATCGGAAGAGGCGAAGTTGGCGAGGTCGAGATCGTCCTCGCTCCGAGATCGCGATGAGCTTGCGGTTCTGGTATAGGAGTGCGGTACCTCGTGCCCCAAGAGAGGCTCCCCATGACAGAATCTCGTTTTCGTGAAGCTTTGACCTTTGACGACGTACTGCTCGTCCCAAACGCGTCTGAAATCTTGCCACATGAAGTTGACCTAAAGGCTCAACTGACCACCGACATCTGGCTGAACATCCCACTTCTCAGTGCGGCCATGGACTCTGTGACCGAAGCCCAGACGGCCATAACGATGGCGCGTGAGGGCGGTATCGGTGTCATCCACAAGAATATGTCCATCGAGGACCAAGCTGCGGAAGTCCTGAAGGTCAAGAAGAGCGAGAGCGGTCTCATCTTGGACCCGATCACGGTGGAGGCACAGGAGCCGCTTGCCAATGCGGTAGATTTGATGCAGCTCCACTCGATTAGCGGCCTTCCGGTTGTCGATGGCAAAAAGCCTGTGGGAATCCTGACCCATCGCGACATTCGCTTCGTGGATGACCTCTCGCGTCCGGTTCGCACCCTGATGACCCACGAGCTGATCACGGCTACTGAAGACGTGTCACTCGACGAAGCCAAAAGGCTTATGCACCACAACCGAATCGAAAAGTTGATCGTGCTCGACGAGAAAGGCGATCTCCGAGGCCTACTTACGATCAAAGACATCGAAAAACGCGAACAACACCCACGAGCCGCGAAAGACGAACACGAAAGATTGTTGGTGGCAGCGGCTGTGGGCGCAGGTTCAGATGCCAAAGAGCGTGCAGACGCTCTTGTCGCTGCAGGAGTCGATGTCTTGGTGGTGGACACGGCACACGGCCACTCCAAGGGAGTCATTGCAACCGTGCGTGATTTCCGCAGCCGATTCCCCGACATCCAGATAATCGCAGGAAATGTGGCTACAGCCGCAGGCTGCGAGGCCCTTATCGATGCAGGAGCGAATGCGGTTAAGGTTGGCATTGGTCCCGGCAGCATTTGCACCACTCGAATCGTGGCGGGTGTGGGCGTGCCGCAACTCACGGCCATCATGGATTGTGCCGAAGTCGCAAACCGGCGCGGGGTTCCAATCATCGCAGACGGCGGCATCAAGTACTCCGGCGACGTGGTCAAGGCGCTCGCCGCTGGCGCACATAGCGTCATGATTGGTTCGCTCTTTGCCGGCACCAACGAGGCCCCTGGCGAGACCGTGCTTTTGCAGGGACGTGCGTATAAGAGCTATCGCGGTATGGGCAGTATCGGTGCCATGAAGAAGGGCAGCAAAGACCGCTATTTCCAGGAGGGAAGTAGTACTGAAAAGCTTGTGCCCGAAGGAATCGAAGGACGTGTCCCGTACCGTGGTCCGCTAACTGACAATATCTTCCAGCTTCTCGGTGGGTTGCGAAGCGGCATGGGGTACGTGGGAGCCGCAGACATTCAGGCGCTGAGAACTAGTTCGGAATTCGTTCGGATCTCGTCAGCTGGGCTTCGCGAAAGCCATGTCCATGATGTGATCGTGACTCAAGAAGCACCCAATTATAAGACGGTTTGACATGGAATTAAGTCACGGAATCCTCATTCTGGATTACGGCAGCCAATACACTCTTCTAATCGCTCGAAAAGTTCGTGAGCTCGGGGTCTACTGCGAAGTTTGGCCCTGCAACGATGAACGATTAAATCAGGGGATCGACGCCAAAGGCGTGATCCTTTCGGGCGGACCGGCGAGTGTGCACGTCGAGGGCGCGCCGTCGCTAGACCTTCGAAGTGGTATCCTTGAGAAAGAAATCCCCGTACTCGGTGTCTGTTATGGCATGCAGCTTCTTGCGCATACCCTTGGTGGCAAGGTGGAAAGCGCACGCGTACGAGAGTACGGGAGAGCCGAGATCCAAGTCTCGCCGAACACCATTTTCGACGGGGTGGAGACCACAACCACGGTTTGGATGAGCCACGGAGACGAGGTCACTAAGGTTCCTGACGGATTTGCCGTGGTCGCTCAGACGCATAATGGCGTGGTCGCAGCCATGGCTAATGATTCCCGCAGAATCTACGGCGTACAATTTCATCCCGAGGTCTCACATTCTGTTGAAGGCCTGCGCATCCTCTCTAATTTTGTGTTTTCAGCGGCTGAATGTGTGGCCGATTGGAATATGCACGATTTTATCGAGGCGTCCGTGGATACGATTCGTAGCCAAGTTGGTGCTGCCGGTCGTGTGATTTGTGGACTTTCAGGAGGTGTGGACTCGAGTGTGGTCGCTGCGTTGCTGCACCGAGCCATCCCAGACCGCCTTACCTGTGTACTGGTCGATAATGGCTTGCTTCGCCACCAAGAGGCGGAAAACGTTCAAGAGGTTTTCGAGGGACATTTTGGAGTAGACCTTCGGGTGGTGGACGCCAAACGCCACTTCCTAGATAGGCTTGCAGGGGTGACCGACCCCGAGAAGAAGCGAAAAATCATTGGCGAAGTCTTCATACGTGAGTTCGAGAAAGTCGCGGCAGAGATCGAGGACGCCAAATTCCTTGCTCAAGGCACACTCTATCCTGACGTCATCGAATCGGTGAGCATTCGCGGACCAAGCGCCACCATTAAGTCGCACCACAACGTGGGCGGCCTACCAGAAGACCTTGGGTTTGACCTCATTGAACCCTTAAGGGAGCTCTTTAAGGACGAGGTTCGAGTTTTGGGCCGCGCGCTGGGACTTCCACCTCATATGGTGGACCGACACCCTTTCCCTGGGCCGGGCCTCGCCGTGCGTATACTGGGCGAAATCACGGAGGAGAGGCTCTCGATATTGAGACAATCCGATAAGATATTTATTGAAGCTTTACGTGAAGAAAATCTCTACCACGAGATTTGGCAAGCGTTTGCCGTACTCTTGCCCGTCAAGACAGTGGGGGTCATGGGTGACCAGCGCACCTATGAAGATACTCTGGTGCTTCGGGCTGTAACCAGCGAAGACGGTATGACCGCAGACAGAGCGAACCTCAGCGTGGAGTTTCTTGGCCGTGTCTCGGACCGAATCATCAATTCCGTGCGAGGTGTAAACCGCGTCGTTTACGACGTCACGAGCAAGCCACCTGGAACCATTGAGTGGGAGTAATCCATGAGTCTTAGAAAATTCGTTCCCTATCTCCTGGTTCTCTCGCTCTTGACCTGGGCACAAAGCGCTTGGGCGCAGTCGACCGCCGTCTTGTTGGATATCATAAACCCCAGTTCGGAATCTTCGGATGTATGGTGGGTGTCAGATCCTCCAAACTACTCGGCCAACATGCAGAATCTCTTTTCCGGTTTGGAGGAGGGCGGCGTTGCGGTTCTAAAACCTCAGTCGGTTACCGATATCTCGTCGGTGATTCGCCAACCCAAACTTAGTAAGACAAATGCGCTGAATCTCGCACGTCTACTTGGAGCCGAGCGAGCACTCTTGGGATCGGTGAAGATCGAATCGCTGGGAGAGGTGACCGCGCTGCCTATCCTTGGGTATCGCGTCTCATACTCGGGTACAATCGTGGACCTAAAAACCGGAGAGCAAACCCCGATTGACCTTAGTTCCAGCCACTGGGAGCGCTCATCTGAAGCTGCGACTCAAACTGCATTTTCGAATTTGGGTCAGACCTTGGCCAGCCGGATATCGAAACCAAAGAAGAGCGCGCTCAGCGGCCCGACCGGCTTCAACACGGGCGCCTTTCAGGTCCGAATACGAACGAACTCGGGAAAATGGTTCGACGAGACCATCAATTGGCTTCTATCCACCGGAAAAGTCGCTGAGATTGAGTTTGCGTGGGTGTCCACGGGCTTTATTGCACTTCATCTGATTTCCGATGCCAACACACGCCTACAAGGCCCTGAGATAAATGCACTTGCAAGAAACCTCGTAAATCAGGCATTTGATGGGTTCAGCGCAACGTTATCAACGTCAGACGAACCACAATCCGTTGAGATCACCCTCAACGCTAAAGTCGATGGCACGGGGACCGAATGAATGAAATGAACGATAAGGGCGAGGAAGGAACAGGACTGAATACCTCACAGTTCTGGCATTATTTTAAGCGTTATCCCTACATTCTGGCTAAGCTTTGTATTTTTGGGCTTGTGGTTTGGGGCGCGTTTCTGCTGTTGCAGAGCGTTCAGGCCGTACTCTTCCCCTTGTTCCTGAGTCTTTTGATAGCCTATCTGCTCGACCCTTTAGTGGATGTCTTGGAGAGCAAAGGCATCAACCGGACGCTGGGAATCGGCATTTTCATTGGTATTGGTTTGCTAGGGATGGGGCTCTTTGTGCTCTTCCTCTACCCGACCATCTCCAAACAGGCCTCATTGATTTGGGAGCGCCTGCCGCAGTTGGCAGGCATCATCGAAAACCGGCTCTTCCCGTGGCTTGAATCAAACGGTGTCGCGATTCCGGCAACAATCTCTGAAGCACTCTCTGAACACGGAAATACGGTCAAAGACGCGCTTCCAGCTTTGGTGGAGAAGGCAAGTGGCTTGACAGCAGGATTGGCGGCAAAGACGGGCCCGATCATCGCAAGCCTTCTCTATCTCGTCATGATTCCCATCTTCACGTTCTACTTCCTACGTGATTTTGACCTCATGAAGCCTGCGTTGTTGGACCTGATACCAATGCACAAGCGCGAGTTTATCGTCGAGCGACTCCATCGAGCTGATGAGGTGGTTGGCGCATGGTTTCGAGGGCAGGTCGAGGTCGCGCTTATTCTGGCCGTGCTCTACGCCATCGGCCTCGGTGTGATCTTCGGAGTAGCAGGTGTTGGTGCGACAAGTGGTATCGCCATTGGACTT
This Microvenator marinus DNA region includes the following protein-coding sequences:
- a CDS encoding tetratricopeptide repeat protein; this translates as MSHTDPYAEIQRLVATLPESVPAVLARAAEFRRTGEVEFAIELLKRSRERHPVETIRIKLARMLLEIDRPRDAMAELVALLKEDSNHVEALLSLTQALAKIGEPDRARKMLERAKELGAPASRTATLEAVLTGRVKDDAVPFQNGTPRKTLLGLPNARDNKQPAPLSKMGTGSFQALADYDSHGDDNELSLLQEVPNLDGDRGFDQVLSNAGVQLPEARDPVYRAQHELRTTADLAGPSDETSALILEDRTIEDDATQAVQWSDELAEAMDETGYLPAHEDIEETNFHIKLEDHTEEDIPEAPVFFDEDSFVRDHRSDSVEVDVDEDIKYKNPPAPAAAPAAPAQMPQHQAQPVSQAERPSGWSSDQFPAFNPPVSAVPSASDEPSIKLGPVLKIAGLVSVLLLGLVVAMVVSGTMEAKAVEKLLNESAPKEESYAYADLKAARDLLWKATNTSGFFPISLPGSKGPKLRAEAKARFVLTSSLLNYLHADPLPTGFDAAKASLEASNSKLAASGVYLKLSSGKPFEASELGAAHRKTFAGELAIEEADVWARLELEQARSAHRAIASLRAVESLGLRQEGLILAVDAANREENVLPKLKTRIKEHPENTQFALAFAHLAMHDKETRKEAEQVLTKLLESEARGELSQRDIAEISLALAQTLVLANDLDRAEEKFREAQKAVPNQARYAAHLVNFYVSQRRFDEAATLIERHSTPDLLGPELWFAQAHLLLRRGSPEKAAHELQQVVSADPRREWWLGLAYFDLGRYEEAAGSFTKAAASTLAPTDAETMRILADGLAKSEFDATLKGIEDEIEKDKEAALRHWAKGKALLEQAKSGTLEGQDKLLRSAAKSFEKAQEIDADERWAFAECEANLIRLDEKPAEKACLAGRKLNPHFVPGMVLTARLKRLQDEIQEARELITKASVERPEDIEAGIEKIRLHMQNRDLEGAQKEIDKWHTREPGNHTIKVLEGRIAYLRAEFQRAAAYLETAYKEEPTDGEAAVFYGSALAKLGLHEQAGENLRDMLSHPEWGPYGWMLLADVRRVQSRWRDVEQNLAAARRDFNKTLGPKLRFSLLYTQYARYYAERHRWDHPAVLRNLEKAKSDGDLDEPEMNLTFAEYYLKRRKPDVEAASQYIENVLRVAPYRCDAIQFALNNRKAFENERVREIEELRKNHCDG
- the guaB gene encoding IMP dehydrogenase, producing MTESRFREALTFDDVLLVPNASEILPHEVDLKAQLTTDIWLNIPLLSAAMDSVTEAQTAITMAREGGIGVIHKNMSIEDQAAEVLKVKKSESGLILDPITVEAQEPLANAVDLMQLHSISGLPVVDGKKPVGILTHRDIRFVDDLSRPVRTLMTHELITATEDVSLDEAKRLMHHNRIEKLIVLDEKGDLRGLLTIKDIEKREQHPRAAKDEHERLLVAAAVGAGSDAKERADALVAAGVDVLVVDTAHGHSKGVIATVRDFRSRFPDIQIIAGNVATAAGCEALIDAGANAVKVGIGPGSICTTRIVAGVGVPQLTAIMDCAEVANRRGVPIIADGGIKYSGDVVKALAAGAHSVMIGSLFAGTNEAPGETVLLQGRAYKSYRGMGSIGAMKKGSKDRYFQEGSSTEKLVPEGIEGRVPYRGPLTDNIFQLLGGLRSGMGYVGAADIQALRTSSEFVRISSAGLRESHVHDVIVTQEAPNYKTV
- a CDS encoding AI-2E family transporter, translated to MNEMNDKGEEGTGLNTSQFWHYFKRYPYILAKLCIFGLVVWGAFLLLQSVQAVLFPLFLSLLIAYLLDPLVDVLESKGINRTLGIGIFIGIGLLGMGLFVLFLYPTISKQASLIWERLPQLAGIIENRLFPWLESNGVAIPATISEALSEHGNTVKDALPALVEKASGLTAGLAAKTGPIIASLLYLVMIPIFTFYFLRDFDLMKPALLDLIPMHKREFIVERLHRADEVVGAWFRGQVEVALILAVLYAIGLGVIFGVAGVGATSGIAIGLLTGILNIIPYFGVFIGVVLSTLIVLLDWHGIGPLIGVGVVFAVVQLLEGYVITPRVVGEKVGLSPVTVIIVLLLGGEVMGLLGVLLAIPIAGVIRVLLPDILDYYKSSPYYTGTLLYELHGNGNNTTEAPEVKPEEPVVASRPETPEVEASEADDPKEEDEKESEKPESDQEKSS
- the guaA gene encoding glutamine-hydrolyzing GMP synthase; translated protein: MELSHGILILDYGSQYTLLIARKVRELGVYCEVWPCNDERLNQGIDAKGVILSGGPASVHVEGAPSLDLRSGILEKEIPVLGVCYGMQLLAHTLGGKVESARVREYGRAEIQVSPNTIFDGVETTTTVWMSHGDEVTKVPDGFAVVAQTHNGVVAAMANDSRRIYGVQFHPEVSHSVEGLRILSNFVFSAAECVADWNMHDFIEASVDTIRSQVGAAGRVICGLSGGVDSSVVAALLHRAIPDRLTCVLVDNGLLRHQEAENVQEVFEGHFGVDLRVVDAKRHFLDRLAGVTDPEKKRKIIGEVFIREFEKVAAEIEDAKFLAQGTLYPDVIESVSIRGPSATIKSHHNVGGLPEDLGFDLIEPLRELFKDEVRVLGRALGLPPHMVDRHPFPGPGLAVRILGEITEERLSILRQSDKIFIEALREENLYHEIWQAFAVLLPVKTVGVMGDQRTYEDTLVLRAVTSEDGMTADRANLSVEFLGRVSDRIINSVRGVNRVVYDVTSKPPGTIEWE